One stretch of Natronolimnobius baerhuensis DNA includes these proteins:
- the urtB gene encoding urea ABC transporter, permease protein UrtB codes for MDALYELLNFGFQFLDSFAFIVLATIGLAIIFGMMGIINLAHGEFILVGAYATTLSFHAGLPLPLAMVAGVVVTTIFGVILERTIIRHLYGRLLDSMVVTFGISLVMVQLTRIVFGNSLNQIGTPFGGISYGPYSYSTYRSVFLASAAIVTLVALYVVFTRTTFGVRARATIQDEETARSMGVDTDRMYLSTFAIGSALAGLTGALYAPATTMSPELGTYFLVEAFVAVVVGGPSVLLGTPLAGALLGAVDAFFANLWGQFIGTVFLLLTAIIAIRVMPDGITGLLRDLREKWGQSE; via the coding sequence ATGGACGCCCTCTACGAACTGCTGAACTTCGGCTTTCAGTTCCTCGATAGCTTCGCGTTTATCGTCCTCGCGACAATAGGGTTAGCGATCATCTTCGGGATGATGGGCATCATCAACCTCGCACATGGCGAGTTTATCCTCGTCGGGGCGTACGCGACGACGCTATCGTTTCACGCTGGCTTGCCACTCCCGCTTGCGATGGTTGCCGGCGTTGTCGTGACGACGATTTTCGGCGTGATCCTCGAGCGAACGATTATCCGTCACCTCTACGGGCGGTTGCTCGATTCGATGGTGGTTACGTTCGGGATTAGCCTCGTCATGGTTCAGTTGACCAGAATCGTCTTTGGCAACTCGCTGAACCAGATCGGGACGCCGTTTGGCGGTATCAGCTACGGTCCGTACTCCTACTCGACGTACCGGAGCGTCTTTCTCGCATCGGCTGCGATAGTGACGCTCGTCGCACTGTACGTCGTGTTCACTCGAACAACGTTCGGCGTTCGGGCTCGAGCGACGATTCAGGACGAAGAGACAGCCCGCAGCATGGGCGTCGACACCGATCGGATGTACCTCTCGACGTTTGCAATCGGGTCAGCACTGGCTGGGTTGACTGGGGCACTGTACGCGCCAGCAACCACCATGTCACCCGAACTCGGGACGTACTTCCTCGTCGAGGCCTTCGTCGCCGTCGTCGTCGGTGGGCCGTCGGTCCTGCTCGGAACGCCACTGGCTGGCGCACTGCTCGGGGCCGTCGACGCGTTTTTCGCCAACCTGTGGGGCCAGTTCATCGGAACCGTCTTCTTGCTCCTGACGGCAATCATCGCAATTCGGGTCATGCCGGATGGAATCACCGGCTTGCTCAGAGATCTGCGTGAAAAGTGGGGGCAGTCAGAATGA
- a CDS encoding ABC transporter permease subunit, producing the protein MSSKSDSSLLASVRAPFEGPNTIGNSNAFWASFALGVALLALYPLLFGAYAAESSSVYLVYALLGVSLAFIWGFCGILSFGQVAFFGIAGYTFGIVSINISTYTGATLGIVTGVLVATLFAALLGYFMFYGGIREVYVTIITLVVALVLHTFMGQTAGSEWAIGEARLGGFNGMVGVPDLAVGIGTTGLEFAGAMHYYVVLLVLVATVLGLRALVNSQFGYAMVATREDEARTEMFGYNTTFIKFVTFTLGGALAGLSGVLFVTWGNYIDPSEFAITAAAMPVIWASIGGRESIAGTVAAAIAIQWLQIQLTGEWALVIVGSLLIVVMLVLPDGIAPGIRDLVVSLRERRHDDSGTPAATEEVSD; encoded by the coding sequence ATGAGTTCGAAATCCGATTCATCGCTCCTTGCCAGTGTTCGCGCACCGTTCGAAGGGCCGAACACCATCGGGAACTCGAATGCGTTCTGGGCGAGTTTCGCACTGGGAGTCGCCTTGCTCGCACTCTACCCGCTGTTGTTCGGCGCGTACGCCGCAGAGTCGAGTTCGGTGTATCTCGTCTACGCGCTGTTGGGTGTGAGTCTGGCGTTCATCTGGGGATTCTGTGGCATCCTCAGTTTCGGCCAGGTCGCCTTCTTCGGCATTGCTGGCTACACGTTCGGGATCGTCTCAATCAACATCTCGACGTACACCGGCGCGACCCTCGGGATCGTCACTGGCGTTCTCGTCGCAACATTATTCGCAGCCCTGCTCGGCTACTTCATGTTCTACGGAGGCATCCGCGAGGTCTACGTGACGATCATTACGCTGGTCGTCGCGCTCGTGTTACACACCTTCATGGGACAGACCGCAGGCAGCGAGTGGGCCATCGGCGAGGCCCGACTGGGCGGGTTCAACGGCATGGTCGGCGTTCCCGACCTCGCAGTCGGTATCGGCACCACCGGCCTCGAGTTCGCCGGTGCGATGCACTACTACGTGGTGCTGCTTGTCCTCGTGGCGACGGTACTTGGACTCCGCGCGCTCGTCAACAGCCAGTTTGGCTACGCGATGGTCGCCACGCGAGAGGACGAAGCCCGAACCGAGATGTTTGGCTACAACACGACATTTATCAAGTTCGTGACGTTCACACTCGGCGGTGCACTCGCCGGACTCAGCGGTGTTCTGTTCGTCACGTGGGGGAACTACATCGACCCAAGCGAGTTCGCGATTACCGCTGCTGCAATGCCGGTCATCTGGGCCAGCATCGGCGGTCGCGAGTCAATTGCTGGAACAGTCGCTGCGGCGATTGCCATCCAATGGCTCCAGATCCAACTCACCGGTGAGTGGGCGCTCGTCATCGTTGGCTCCCTCCTCATCGTCGTCATGCTCGTCCTTCCTGACGGGATCGCCCCAGGCATCCGTGATCTGGTCGTCTCCCTCCGGGAACGCCGCCACGACGACTCCGGAACACCCGCTGCGACCGAGGAGGTGAGCGACTGA
- a CDS encoding ABC transporter ATP-binding protein yields the protein MGTSDPTVKTNVAVDETGVDTETILQTRDLRKEFGGLTATDDIDFGIDEGELRCLIGPNGAGKSTFVKLLTGRLEPTDGSIYYDGSEITTLPSHERVTRGISIKFQVPSIYPNLTVRENIRIPLQTVADPANFEERTHELLERFHLAETGDEMASTLSHGQQQRLEIAMAMSLEPNLMLLDEPVAGLSVEETSEIADLLTTINEEDGVAFIVIEHDIDFVESIADQVTVLHQGEIFTEGSIADIRNDPDVRRIYLGEEE from the coding sequence ATGGGAACCAGCGATCCAACAGTCAAAACCAACGTCGCAGTCGACGAAACCGGTGTCGACACGGAGACCATTCTCCAGACACGCGACCTTCGCAAGGAGTTCGGTGGACTGACCGCAACCGACGACATCGACTTCGGCATCGACGAGGGCGAACTTCGCTGTCTGATCGGCCCGAACGGCGCTGGAAAGAGTACTTTCGTCAAACTCCTCACCGGCCGCCTCGAGCCAACTGATGGCTCGATCTACTACGATGGAAGCGAGATCACGACGCTTCCGTCCCACGAACGAGTCACACGTGGAATCAGTATCAAGTTCCAAGTGCCGAGTATCTACCCGAATCTGACCGTCCGCGAAAACATTCGGATTCCGCTCCAGACCGTCGCCGACCCCGCGAACTTCGAGGAGCGAACACACGAACTCCTCGAGCGATTCCACCTGGCCGAAACGGGCGATGAGATGGCGTCTACTCTCTCACATGGCCAACAACAGCGCCTCGAGATCGCGATGGCGATGAGTCTCGAGCCGAATCTCATGTTGCTCGACGAACCGGTCGCGGGACTGTCAGTCGAAGAGACCAGCGAAATCGCTGATCTCCTGACGACGATCAACGAGGAAGACGGCGTCGCGTTCATCGTCATCGAACACGACATCGACTTCGTCGAGTCGATTGCAGATCAAGTGACGGTCTTGCACCAAGGTGAGATCTTCACCGAAGGATCGATTGCGGACATTCGAAACGATCCCGATGTCAGACGAATCTACCTGGGTGAAGAAGAATGA
- a CDS encoding ABC transporter ATP-binding protein, which produces MLTVENLDVSYGKTPILRDISLTVDDGEIVGIMGKNGVGKTTLIKAIMGLLEASSGRIVFKGERVADAAASETGTADSSEFRARLASVFNTSSKSNIWVSADERARRGMGYIPQGRDVFPDLTVEENLRMGEGINEDDSTIRYNDVYNYFPILEERRTQQAGTMSGGQQQMLAIGRALIGNPDLLLLDEPSEGVQPSIVQDITRDLKQVNRDLGTTILFVEQNLHVVQNLAERCYAIDKGTIIDELGPDRIQSREEVTEYLAV; this is translated from the coding sequence ATGCTCACAGTCGAAAACCTCGATGTATCGTACGGCAAGACACCGATATTGCGAGATATCTCGCTCACTGTCGACGACGGCGAAATCGTCGGCATCATGGGGAAAAACGGCGTCGGAAAAACGACGCTCATCAAAGCGATCATGGGCCTGCTCGAGGCCAGTTCCGGCCGAATCGTCTTCAAGGGCGAACGCGTCGCCGACGCGGCTGCGTCTGAGACGGGCACTGCGGACTCGAGCGAGTTCAGAGCCCGTCTTGCCAGCGTCTTCAACACCAGTTCGAAGTCGAATATCTGGGTCAGCGCTGACGAACGCGCTCGCCGTGGGATGGGCTACATTCCACAGGGACGAGACGTCTTTCCCGATCTGACTGTCGAGGAAAATCTCCGGATGGGTGAGGGAATCAACGAGGACGATTCGACAATTCGGTACAACGACGTCTACAACTATTTCCCCATTCTCGAGGAGCGACGCACGCAACAGGCGGGAACGATGTCCGGCGGGCAACAGCAGATGCTCGCAATCGGCCGGGCACTGATCGGCAATCCGGACCTCCTGTTGCTCGATGAACCCTCCGAAGGGGTCCAGCCGTCAATCGTCCAGGACATTACGCGCGACCTCAAACAGGTCAATCGCGACCTCGGAACGACGATTCTGTTCGTCGAGCAAAATCTCCACGTCGTCCAGAATCTCGCCGAACGATGTTACGCAATCGACAAGGGAACGATCATCGACGAACTGGGACCTGACCGAATCCAGTCGCGCGAAGAAGTCACGGAGTACCTGGCTGTCTAA